In the genome of Leptospira saintgironsiae, one region contains:
- a CDS encoding MBL fold metallo-hydrolase, translated as MFGKKAQNITIYTSFVLFGLFLLVLCQTACLNSFGGNPSGTRLEKMKTSKMFHDGTFENDPFVPELRTSTYLAILKRQFFGSEVRTPPSPIPVQKPDPKTFSDPIAPGLRAIWFGHSSVLVEIDGIRIFTDPVFSKKVSPFESIGPERLFPLPLELSELPNIDAVVISHDHYDHLDMLAAQFLAKKGTKYFVPLGIGAHLESWGIPENQIIELDWWEKGSIKNIEIICTPAVHYSGRGLFNRKSTLWSSWSLIGPKHKFFHSGDTGYSSHFSEIGKKLGPFDLTSIKVGAYDWTWEGIHMNPESAVQAHLDLKGKTMLPVHWATFNLAIHSWDEPILRTKQGADQNGVRLATPKPGEWLDLQKDLISESWWEKVK; from the coding sequence ATGTTCGGAAAAAAAGCACAAAATATTACTATTTACACTTCTTTTGTTCTATTCGGTTTATTCTTATTGGTTTTATGCCAAACAGCTTGTTTGAATTCTTTCGGAGGAAATCCAAGCGGCACAAGATTGGAAAAAATGAAAACTTCCAAGATGTTCCATGATGGTACATTCGAAAACGATCCTTTCGTCCCTGAGCTTCGTACTAGCACTTATCTTGCAATTTTAAAAAGACAATTTTTCGGTTCTGAAGTAAGAACTCCTCCTTCTCCTATTCCAGTCCAAAAACCTGATCCAAAAACTTTTTCAGATCCGATAGCGCCTGGATTAAGAGCAATCTGGTTCGGGCATTCTTCTGTTTTGGTAGAAATAGATGGAATTCGTATCTTCACCGACCCTGTATTTTCTAAAAAAGTTTCTCCATTTGAAAGTATTGGACCCGAAAGACTTTTTCCTTTGCCATTAGAACTATCAGAACTTCCTAATATAGATGCAGTCGTGATCTCTCATGATCATTACGATCATTTGGACATGCTTGCTGCTCAATTTTTAGCGAAGAAGGGTACAAAATATTTTGTGCCACTAGGCATAGGCGCTCATTTAGAATCTTGGGGAATCCCGGAAAACCAGATCATAGAATTGGATTGGTGGGAAAAAGGGAGCATTAAGAATATTGAAATCATCTGCACTCCTGCAGTTCATTATTCAGGAAGAGGTTTATTCAATCGAAAGTCGACTCTCTGGTCTTCTTGGAGTTTAATCGGACCAAAACATAAATTTTTCCATAGTGGAGATACAGGTTATTCTTCTCATTTTTCCGAGATCGGCAAAAAACTCGGCCCTTTCGACCTGACTTCGATCAAAGTAGGTGCATATGATTGGACCTGGGAAGGAATTCATATGAATCCTGAAAGTGCAGTCCAAGCTCATTTGGATCTGAAAGGCAAAACAATGCTGCCTGTACATTGGGCAACTTTCAATCTTGCAATTCATTCTTGGGATGAACCTATCTTGAGAACAAAACAAGGAGCGGATCAAAACGGAGTTCGTTTGGCAACTCCTAAGCCAGGAGAGTGGCTGGATTTACAAAAGGATCTGATCTCTGAATCTTGGTGGGAGAAGGTAAAGTAA
- a CDS encoding haloalkane dehalogenase, producing the protein MQTYLETPSECFSNLKDYPFSPNYISVGEFKMHYVDEGPKDAKETVLLLHGEPSWSYLYRKMISPLSEKGYRVIAPDLIGFGKSDKPTDLKIYTYKNHVDWLKNFITGLDLQNITLFCQDWGGLLGLRAVAELDSKFARVCAANTFLPTGDIPPKEDFFKWLRFSQEVSKLPVGKIIQNGCVSKLSPDIIHAYDSPYPDESYKAGARKFPTLVPISPDNPETERNRQAWMFYKNFKKPFITMFSDSDPITKGGDIFFRRTIPGAKGQKHTVIQGAGHFLQEEKGELLAELLSEFIQNNP; encoded by the coding sequence ATGCAAACTTATTTAGAAACCCCTTCCGAATGTTTTTCTAATTTAAAGGATTATCCTTTTTCCCCTAATTATATTTCCGTAGGAGAATTCAAAATGCATTATGTGGACGAAGGTCCTAAGGATGCAAAAGAAACAGTTTTATTATTACATGGAGAGCCTAGTTGGTCTTATCTTTATAGAAAGATGATCTCTCCTTTATCAGAAAAAGGTTATAGAGTGATAGCACCCGATCTGATCGGTTTTGGAAAATCAGATAAGCCTACAGATCTAAAAATATATACGTATAAAAATCATGTGGACTGGCTTAAAAATTTTATTACTGGTCTAGACCTACAGAATATCACACTCTTTTGCCAAGATTGGGGAGGGCTTTTAGGATTAAGGGCAGTAGCGGAATTGGATTCTAAATTTGCACGAGTATGTGCTGCGAATACTTTTTTACCCACAGGAGATATTCCTCCTAAAGAAGATTTTTTTAAATGGCTTCGGTTTTCCCAAGAAGTTAGCAAACTTCCAGTAGGGAAGATCATCCAAAACGGATGTGTAAGTAAATTAAGTCCTGATATTATTCATGCTTATGATTCTCCTTATCCGGATGAATCTTATAAGGCTGGCGCCAGGAAATTTCCTACCCTTGTCCCGATTTCCCCTGATAATCCTGAAACGGAAAGAAATCGTCAGGCTTGGATGTTCTATAAAAATTTCAAAAAACCTTTTATTACCATGTTCAGTGATTCAGATCCTATCACAAAAGGTGGAGATATATTCTTTAGAAGGACTATCCCAGGTGCAAAAGGGCAAAAACATACTGTGATACAGGGAGCTGGACATTTCCTTCAGGAAGAGAAAGGCGAGCTACTTGC